One Myxocyprinus asiaticus isolate MX2 ecotype Aquarium Trade chromosome 20, UBuf_Myxa_2, whole genome shotgun sequence genomic region harbors:
- the reep1 gene encoding receptor expression-enhancing protein 1 isoform X1, protein MVSWIISRLVVLIFGTLYPAYSSYKAVKSKDVREYVKWMMYWIIFALFTTAEVITDIFLCWLPFYYELKIAFVVWLLSPYTKGSSVLYRKFVHPTLSSKEKDIDEYLCQAKDKSYDTLMHFGRKGLNVAATAAVMAASKGQGVLSEGLRSFSMQDLSSLQAEGQTKAQSSLTTQPAAAQNRTRTTMRSKSETGYSKGHDFDMTDYEVLNLEQCTSKEPPCPLTPTPTPTPSEPLMTPAQANTTPVLSPPEFFQDKLALHPSSPPVAQEEPQVREKEGFAPCGSPQLRFKRRAPEPPPRTLRPVTCSRSRNALTSYTEAM, encoded by the exons ATGGTCTCCTGGATTATTTCTAGGCTTGTGGT GCTCATATTTGGTACCCTTTACCCCGCATACTCCTCATACAAAGCTGTTAAATCGAAAGATGTGAGAGAATAT GTGAAATGGATGATGTACTGGATAATATTTGCACTTTTTACTACAGCTGAAGTGATTACTGATATCTTTCTATGCTG GCTCCCTTTCTACTATGAGCTCAAAATCGCCTTTGTGGTGTGGTTACTTTCCCCATATACAAAGGGATCCAGTGTTCTGTATAGGAAATTTGTGCACCCGACATTGTCCTCTAAGGAGAAG GATATCGATGAGTATCTTTGCCAAGCAAAAGATAAAAGCTATGACACTTTGATGCATTTCGGGAGGAAAGGCTTGAATGTGGCGGCAACAGCTGCAGTAATGGCTGCCTCCAAG GGCCAGGGTGTTCTCTCCGAGGGGCTTCGGAGTTTCAGCATGCAGGACCTGTCGTCTCTCCAGGCAGAAGGCCAGACAAAAGCCCAGAGTTCTTTAACTACTCAACCTGCAGCTGCACAGAACAGAACGCGCACCACGATGCGCAGCAAATCAGAGACTGGATACAGCAAGG GCCATGATTTTGACATGACCGATTATGAGGTCTTGAACTTGGAGCAATGCACCTCTAAGGAGCCTCCTTGCCCTCTGACTCCCACACCTACTCCCACTCCATCCGAGCCCCTCATGACTCCAGCACAGGCCAACACTACTCCAGTGCTTTCACCCCCTGAGTTCTTCCAGGATAAACTTGCactccatccttcttctccacctGTAGCCCAGGAGGAGCCTCAGGTTAGGGAAAAGGAGGGATTTGCCCCTTGTGGCTCACCCCAGCTCAGATTTAAGAGGCGTGCCCCAGAG
- the reep1 gene encoding receptor expression-enhancing protein 1 isoform X2: MVSWIISRLVVLIFGTLYPAYSSYKAVKSKDVREYVKWMMYWIIFALFTTAEVITDIFLCWLPFYYELKIAFVVWLLSPYTKGSSVLYRKFVHPTLSSKEKDIDEYLCQAKDKSYDTLMHFGRKGLNVAATAAVMAASKGQGVLSEGLRSFSMQDLSSLQAEGQTKAQSSLTTQPAAAQNRTRTTMRSKSETGYSKASS; encoded by the exons ATGGTCTCCTGGATTATTTCTAGGCTTGTGGT GCTCATATTTGGTACCCTTTACCCCGCATACTCCTCATACAAAGCTGTTAAATCGAAAGATGTGAGAGAATAT GTGAAATGGATGATGTACTGGATAATATTTGCACTTTTTACTACAGCTGAAGTGATTACTGATATCTTTCTATGCTG GCTCCCTTTCTACTATGAGCTCAAAATCGCCTTTGTGGTGTGGTTACTTTCCCCATATACAAAGGGATCCAGTGTTCTGTATAGGAAATTTGTGCACCCGACATTGTCCTCTAAGGAGAAG GATATCGATGAGTATCTTTGCCAAGCAAAAGATAAAAGCTATGACACTTTGATGCATTTCGGGAGGAAAGGCTTGAATGTGGCGGCAACAGCTGCAGTAATGGCTGCCTCCAAG GGCCAGGGTGTTCTCTCCGAGGGGCTTCGGAGTTTCAGCATGCAGGACCTGTCGTCTCTCCAGGCAGAAGGCCAGACAAAAGCCCAGAGTTCTTTAACTACTCAACCTGCAGCTGCACAGAACAGAACGCGCACCACGATGCGCAGCAAATCAGAGACTGGATACAGCAAGG
- the LOC127411357 gene encoding charged multivesicular body protein 3 isoform X1, whose protein sequence is MGLFGKTQEKPPKDLINEWSLKIRKEMRVIDRQIRDIQREEEKVKRSIKDAAKKGQKDVCIILAKEMIQSKKAINKLYASKAQMNSVLLSMKNQLSVLRVVGAMQKSTEVMKAMQSLVKIPEIQATMRELSKEMMKAGIIEEMLEDTMEGMDDEEEMEEAAEAEVDKILFEITAGALGKAPSKVTDALPEMGPPGATAASEDEEEEEDIEEMQSRLAALRS, encoded by the exons ATGGGACTTTTTGGAAAGACACAAGAGAAACCACCAAAGGACCTG ATCAATGAATGGTCTCTTAAAATCAGGAAAGAAATGAGAGTTATTGACAGGCAAATCCGAG ATATTCAAAGAGAAGAAGAGAAGGTGAAGAGATCCATCAAAGATGCCGCTAAGAAGGGACAGAAAGATGTCTGTATCATCCTCGCCAAAGAAATGATTCAGTCAAAGAAAGCTATCAACAAGCTGTACGCCTCAAAAGCCCAAATGAACTCTGTGCTTCTCAGTATGAAAAATCAATTGT CTGTATTAAGGGTGGTTGGGGCCATGCAGAAAAGCACAGAGGTCATGAAAGCCATGCAAAGCCTGGTTAAAATCCCAGAGATTCAAGCCACCATGAGAGAACTCTCAAAAGAGATGATGAAG GCCGGCATCATAGAGGAGATGCTGGAGGATACAATGGAGGGTAtggatgatgaggaggagatgGAGGAAGCAGCAGAGGCAGAGGTGGACAAGATCCTCTTTGAAATCACAGCAG GTGCTCTTGGAAAAGCTCCCAGCAAAGTCACAGATGCCCTGCCTGAAATGGGGCCACCTGGGGCCACAGCAGCCTctgaagatgaagaagaagaagaagatattGAGGAGATGCAGTCCAGACTAGCAGCACTGAGAAGCTAA
- the LOC127411357 gene encoding charged multivesicular body protein 3 isoform X2, which produces MIQSKKAINKLYASKAQMNSVLLSMKNQLSVLRVVGAMQKSTEVMKAMQSLVKIPEIQATMRELSKEMMKAGIIEEMLEDTMEGMDDEEEMEEAAEAEVDKILFEITAGALGKAPSKVTDALPEMGPPGATAASEDEEEEEDIEEMQSRLAALRS; this is translated from the exons ATGATTCAGTCAAAGAAAGCTATCAACAAGCTGTACGCCTCAAAAGCCCAAATGAACTCTGTGCTTCTCAGTATGAAAAATCAATTGT CTGTATTAAGGGTGGTTGGGGCCATGCAGAAAAGCACAGAGGTCATGAAAGCCATGCAAAGCCTGGTTAAAATCCCAGAGATTCAAGCCACCATGAGAGAACTCTCAAAAGAGATGATGAAG GCCGGCATCATAGAGGAGATGCTGGAGGATACAATGGAGGGTAtggatgatgaggaggagatgGAGGAAGCAGCAGAGGCAGAGGTGGACAAGATCCTCTTTGAAATCACAGCAG GTGCTCTTGGAAAAGCTCCCAGCAAAGTCACAGATGCCCTGCCTGAAATGGGGCCACCTGGGGCCACAGCAGCCTctgaagatgaagaagaagaagaagatattGAGGAGATGCAGTCCAGACTAGCAGCACTGAGAAGCTAA